The following DNA comes from Legionella sp. PATHC032.
AGGAGAAAATTAAGAATGATACGAGTTCTGTTTGCTTTTATTATTTTACTACTCTCTGTGTTCCTTGGTATTCAACTCAATAAGGATCCAGGTTATGTCTTAATAGCTATTAATAACTGGACTATTGAAACTACCTTATGGGTCTTTGTTTTTGGTTTGTTTTTTCTGTTTTCTTTAATCTATGGCCTGGTTCAACTTTGCAATAAAATTACAAGAATGCCAGGTATGATAAATAAATGGCATTCACGACGCTTGGCACAAAAAGCTCAAGCCACGACTCGAAAGGGACTCATTGAATACAGTGAGGGCTATTGGCAAAAAGCAAAAAATCATTTAATACAAGCCCTGCCAAACACCGACACTCCATTACTTAACTATTTAACAGCAGCGAGAGCTGCTCAAAAAATGGGAGACAGCAATCTTCGCGATCATTATCTTAGGGAAGCACAGCAGTCTATGCCGGAAGCGAAAATTGCTGTTGAGTTAACCCAGGCACAATTACAATTGGCCAATCACCAATGGGAACAGGCATTAGCCACATTGAAACACCTTCAAGATTTAGCACCTCGCCATCCTTATGTCTTAAAATTATTAATGAATCTTTATGAAGAAATAAAAGATTGGCAACAGTTGATTGCTCTTTTACCTGATTTAAAAAAGAATCATATTATTCCAGATCAAGCTTTTGAACAATTACAACAGAATACTTATTTGCAAGCCATGATTGATTTGGCAAAACACAATCAATCAGAAGGCATTGCCAAATTATATCAGGCGCTGCCAAAGACGCTAGTTAACGATACAGCGATTACAGCAGAATATGCCCGCTTTCTGATTAAGAATCAGAATTACGATCAGGCAGAATATCATTTAAGGCGATGCCTCCGCAAAGAGTTAGATAACAGATTAATTGAGCTTTATAGCCTACTTCCTGGTGAAGAAAATCAATTATTGTTTGCTGAATCATTACTCAAAAAAAATCCTCACTCAGCCGCATTGTACCTATGTTTAGGGAGAATGTGCCTCTCTCGACATTTATGGGGAAAAGCCAAACATTATCTTGAACAGTCTATTGAGCTAAACCCTACCCCTGCAGCATTTATAGAGCTTGGCAAGCTCCACGAAAAACTAAATGATCCCTTATCCAGTGGCTCTTGTTATAAAAAAGGTCTGGAGTTGATAACAAAAGATGAATTATCCTAAATAATTATCCTGGGATTATGACATGCGTCATTGCATTCCGTTTCTGTTTTTTCAACCTGAATAGTGACATGCTGAATGCTGAAATCATGCTTTAATTTTTCAACCAGCTCTCTACGCAAATCATCAGATAATGACTGCTCGGGCATAAATAAATGAACGGAAAGTGCATTCTCTTTCGTACTGATTGCCCAAATATGTAAATCATGAATAGATTTTACGCCAGGTATAGCCAGAAGAAAATCACTGACTTTAATCCAGGATATATCGCGGGGAACACCATCAATAATTAATCTGAAACTATCAGCAAATAATGACCAGGTCCCCTTTAAAATCACTACGGCGATTAATAGCCCAACAATGGGATCTATCCATAACCAACCTGTCAGGTATAACAAAGCCGCCGACAAAACAACGCCTACCGAGATCAATGCATCATAAAATAAATGCAAATAAGCTCCTCGAATATTAAGATCATCAGAACCCCGCAAAAACAAGAGCGCTGTAGAGAAATTCACGACTATACCAATACCAGCCACTATCATCACAGAAACAGCTTGAATTTCTGTCGGTGAAAATAACTTATACATCGCATCTGACGCTATAATCCCGCAAGTAAACACCAATAACGCGCCATTCGCCAATGCCGCTAAAATAGAAGTTTTTTTAAACCCATAAGTTGCCTTATGGGTAGGTTTTCGTTTCATTAATCCCGTTGCTATCCATGCCAAAATCAGTCCAACTACATCACCTAAATTATGAAAAGCATCCGCCAGCAAACTGGTAGAATTCGCTAAATAGGCAAAAATAATCTGCATCACAACAAAAAGCCCATTCGCAGTAATTGCAATTATAAAAGCCTTATCATAAGTCACTTCTCCATGATCATGATGGTGATGTCCTCCATCATGCGAATGCTTACTCATAATTCTCCTTCGCCCTGACTTTTAGAGTAATAATTAATTCCAATTTTAATGCGATCTCTTGTATTTTGTTTACGCCAAGCATTCGTATCTCGTAAAGAATAAACACAACCACAATACTCTTGTTTATAAAACGCTTCTCTTTTGGCAATTTCGTACATTCTTTCAGAGCCGCCATTCTTACGCCAGTTATAAGTCCAATAGATTAAATCAGGATAATGACTTGCTGCCCGTACCCCGCAATCATTAATCTGGTTCATATCTTTCCAACGTGAAATACCCAGAGAGCTACTGATCACAGGAAAACTATGCTCATGTGCATGGAGCGCTGTTCTTTCAAATCGCATATCAAAACACATTGTGCAGCGCTTGCCTCTTTCTGGTTCCCATTCTAATCCCTTAGCTCGAGCAAACCAGTTTTCTTTATCATAATCGGCATCAACGAACGGAATACTATGCTTTTGGGCAAACTTAACATTCTCTTCCTTTCTTATTTCATATTCCTGGAGAGGATGAATATTGGGGTTATAAAAAAATATAGTAAAGTCTATCTCGGAAAAAATTAGCGCTTCCATCACTTCACCTGAACAAGGAGCGCAGCAGGAATGAAGTAATAATTTTTTAGCACCATCAGGTAATTCCAAACGTTCTCTAATTGTCATTTTGTACTTCCGGCAAATGAATAAAATGCTGTCGATAATAAATCAGCTCATTGATTGAATCTTTTATATCATCCAAAGCAAGATGCTTTGATTCCTTAATTACTCCATTCATTAATTCTGGACGCCAACGTAGCGCCAGCTCTTTCAATGTGCTGACATCCAAATTCCGATAGTGGAAATAGGCAGCTAACTCAGGCATATATTTATATAAAAAACGCCTGTCCTGGCAAATACTATTGCCACACATGGGTGATTTTCCCTTATCAATATACTGTCTTAAAAATTCAATAGTTAATTGTTCTGCCTGGGATTCACTGACATCACTCTCTAATACCCGCTTCACTAATCCTGACTGATTATGTTGTCTTGTATTCCATGCATCCATACGGTCAAGAAGAGTTTTAGGTTGAGATACTGCTATGACAGGTCCTTCTGCGAGAATATTAAGTTGCGGATCCGTTACAATAGTGGCTATTTCTATAATCCTATCTTGTTCTGGCTCAAGACCAGTCATTTCCAAATCAATCCAAATTAAATTTTGATTATTTTTCATTTGATTTCCAAGAAGTCAAAATTTGCTCTACACAAGCCACACGACTTTGATGCATGGCCTCCTTAATCGCTTTACCTTCATAACCTTGTGTGATAAAAATTTGTGGTATCACTTTAACACATTCCGATAATATTTCATTCCATAATTGAGTTTGGCGATAGATCACTGTTTTGCCACAACTCTCGGCATCCGCTTGACAGGCAATTAATAATTTATGAAATAATTGAGGTCTTCTAAAAGCATCTACCTGCTCCAAAAGCTTGACTATTGTGTTTGGACGCAATTCGCATACCCGATGAATATTCAAATGAAAACGTGCCACTATAATAGCCAAATCTCGATAATCATTAGGGATGCGCAAACGAGTACATAAAGCTCGAATTAGCCTGGCACCTTCCTCCTCATGTCCATGATGCTTAGGCCAATCCTGAATTGGTGTAGACGCTTTGCCCAAATCATGAACCAAAGCAGCGAATCGAACTAATGGTTCTTCGCTAAGTGTAGATGATACCCTTAATGCCATTAATGAATGAATACCCGTATCTATTTCTTGATGATATTGATGCGGATTAGGCACTCCAAATAATGAGTTAATTTCTGGCAAAACCACTCTTAATGCATCACAGGCTCGTAAAGATAGAATAAATTGTTCGGGATTTTTTTCTTCAAGACTTTTTTGCCATTCTTGCCAAACACGCTCAGGAATCAAATGACCTAATTCACCTTGTTTAACCATTGAATACATTAATAAACGTGTCTCATTTGCTATTCTAAATCCAAGATGATGAAACCGGCTGGCAAAACGAGCTACACGTAAAACCCGAACAGGATCTTCTGCAAAAGCTGGAGACACATGACGTAATAATTTCTCTTCGAGATCTCGTTGTCCATGATATGGATCAATTAAATTTCCCTGTTCATCCATAGCCATGGCATTAATCGTTAAATCCCGTCGCGCCAAATCCTCTTCCAACGTGACAGACTTACTAAAATCACAAATAAACCCATAATATCCTGGAGCTGATTTACGCTCTGTTCTTGCTAATGCATATTCCTCTTTCGTTTCAGGATGCAAAAAAACGGGGAAGTCCCGCCCAACTTGCCTATATTTTCTTTTTAATAATTCGTCCGGCGTTGCTCCGACGACGACCCAATCCCGTTCCTGGACAGGAATTCCTAATAATCGATCACGAACTGCGCCACCTACCAAGTAGACTTTCATTAAATATGATTTACCTTCATACTGTATTATTAATCGCATCAATTATAGTATAGATTGGCACTATGAGTAAAAGACGAATCAATAAGCAGCAATCTGCTCGTATAGCTAAAATCCAGAAAAACTACCATGAAAGCATGGGAAATCAGTCTGATAACCTTGCTGATGGTTTAGTCATTACTCGATTTAGCAGGCATGCAGAAATTGAAGACAATGAAGGAAAGCGAATTCTTTGTTCTATCAGGCCTAATCTTGACACACTGGTTGCTGGTGATAGAGTTATCTGGCAGATAGAAGGTGATAAACAAGGGGTGGTTGTGAGCATCTACCCCAGGGGAAGCGTGTTAGCAAGACCCAGTCAGAAAGGATTAAAGAAACCTGTTGCAGCCAATATCACTCAGCTGGTTGTAGTTGTTGCGCCAAAACCGGAGATCAGTTGGCCATTACTGGACAGTTATTTGATCATGGCAGAAATACTTCAATTGCACGTGGTCATCGTTCTCAATAAAATTGATCTTCCTTGTCAAACACTTCAGGATCGACTCATAGCAGAGTATCAATCATTAAACTATTCCGTCATTATGGCCAGCAATCAAATGCCAGACACAACAGTACCACTAAAAAGAGCACTAAATAATCAAATCAGTGTTTTTGTTGGTCAATCAGGGGTAGGAAAATCTTCATTGATTTCAAGTTTATTGCCACATGAGCAAAATATTGCGATCGATAAGATCTCTATGGTTTCAGAGTTAGGCAAACATACTACAAGAAATTCACGCTATTATCATCTCCCAAGTGGTGGCGCCTTGATAGACTCACCAGGTGTTCGGGAATTCAGCTTATGGGATATTGATTGCTCTACGATTGCTCAAGGATATAAAGAATTCAAGCCTTATTTGTCCCAATGCAAATTCCGCAACTGTACACATATTGATACCCCCCAATGTGCGATCATTGACGCACTAAATAAAGGGATGATTTCAACCCAAAGATATGAAAACTTTATAAAATTATGTGCTCAGTTTAATAATTTAAAAGAGTAAACAAAAGGCTATTCCTCAAATGGATAAGCAGTTATCAACGTAGCGCAACACTTGTTGTTGGGGATAGAGCTGGAAGCATCGCGTTTTGCAATCCACGCTGGTATTCTAATTGATAGTCAACAGCAGTAGTTAATAATTGATCAAGTAAGCCATTCCTGGTTACCCCCGCAAAATCAAATGATGTAGCACCAGCTTCAACTTCCCCTTTGATTCGCGCAGCAACAATCATATTATTTTTCGTAGCCTCCTGATTAAAAAATAATGGTTTAAGATCCCACCAGGTCGCACCTTCTTGTCTTGTGGCAATATATTTATCCAATGCCTCCTCAAGTGCTTCCGCCCATGTTTGACCTCTACATAGTTGAGCCATGAAATATTGTTCTGGTGTATATTGATATCTATTATACTTGGGTGTTCGTAGCAGGTTGCCATAAGTTACAGTTTGTCCTGCCTCAAGATTATTAACCGTCAATAAGTCTTTATCTGTATCATAACTAAGCGATACCGACTTTGCCCCCACGGATAGCATAACTGTTTTAAAAACAATATTTCTCTCTTGCAATCTTTGCAATTCGCGATAATCAACCATACTTCTCGGGTGAAGGATAAAGGTTATATCCTTTACATCGTTAAGTTCACTATCTGATAATTTCAAGGGCGTACTTCCCATGTAATCGCCAAAGATACGGTTTGGATTCAAATGATAAAAATACTGTGAACCGTCAACTTGAGTCACTAAAGCAACAACACATTGATAATATTCATAATGCCCGTATAACTTCGCTGACTCCATCTTCATTTTATTATTAGTACTTACTGTTACATAAGATTGATTATTTGTGCCTGGGGTAATATTGGGAAGTAAATGCGTATTTGAAAAGAAGGTAGATAAAAATTGGTCTTGCATTAATTTTTGGTATAATTGAGGAAAGCGATGCTGGCATGAAACCAATCGTTCATTATTGATGGTTAATATAGTATCTGCTAATTGCTCTTTTTCCTCTTGAGTGTATTTGCCAGTCATTTTAACATACATTAAAGAAGCAACATATTCATCAATATTGTCTATCATTTCTAATGATATTAATCCTTCAACAAACCTGCCATCATAACCACTTAGAAATTCGATTTTCTGTGCATGACTTAGAAATTTTGTCCTATCAAGCGCCGCGTTTCTTAAAGCAAGTTCTATTACATTTGACATATTATAATTTTTTAAACCACATATGAGACAAATTGTGCAAATTATAATCTAAATCACACGCTTGAGCAAGATTTGCTTACACCGGTCTAGAAAATCGAATTTTATTAACGATCAGGAATAAATCAAACACCAGGGACACTAACTTCACAAAAATGTTTATTAACCTGATGAGATCAAAATGCACAATAAAGGATTATAATAATGCTAGTTAATTGAGTCAGGTCGGAGCACCTATATAATCTATAACTCGTGCTGATTGTTGCGCCTCTTCTATTTCCGCCACCGTCAAAATAGGGCGGCTTATATTTCGCAGATATATAAGCATATTTTCCAATTGCTCAGGATTACAACGCTCCTCTAACGAATGAAGCATTTCTTTAAACGCTTCTAAAATAGCGCTCACTTGCTTCACATCTGTTTTACTAATTAACAATTTCTTACTATCTATGCATTGATAAGTGCTAAAAAAATTAGGGGAACTGTCTAACTGATGCATACTAATTTGACTTAATCGATTTATCACATAATTAATGCAGTTTGTTAAAAATTTACTTTTAGCATCTACAGGATCAAACAATGACAAAGTTAAAATTAACTTTCGTCTCTGCTGTTCATCCATCCCCCTCAAGAACTTGGCAAATAAAATATTAACTCTCAGTTGAATCTGCAATTCATTATTGTTTTGAGCATAAGTATGTATTAATTCATCTAAAAAATTAACAATTTTTTCACCGAATGATTTATTAATCAATCTAAAATGTACTAAAACATGAAATAATAACTCTGGTTCAAACCAATAAACATCCATTTTAGATAAATCACCGGTCTCAACCAACTGGTACCAATCCAGCGTTGATTGGTAGTGGGTCAGCCAGTTACAAATATGTTTATTCTTCTGGCAAGGGATAATGTGCTCATCTATTGTCTTCTTATAGATTGAAATTAAAGTGTCTAACTTATTTGTCATCAAGAAAGGAGCAAACTGATTATAGATCTCTTCTCCTTCTGAGAAGATTACATTTTTTATATCCCAAAAACTGATTGTTTTACCTGAAAAAGGAAAAACTTCGAATGGGGTAACAAATAATGAAACCAGAAAAGTTTTAATACGATACATCAAATTATCTTTTCTAGTTTCTACTCCTTCTCCTAAATGTTTTTCTAACAGCTTCTTTGAGTCCAATTCCGTATATAAAGATAATAATTCCTTATTTACGACTTTTAATGTGGGGTTAAATTGATACAACCAACTTGCTATGGCTTTTAACTGTTCGTCTACACCATAAGATTGCGCCATATTTATTAAAATAAAAAGCTCTAATAGATAAACCTCTTTCCCATGATATAAAATTTTAACTCCATAGAGAAAATTAATATTCTCTAATTCAAACTGATATAATATTTTAAAAAATTTCTGAACCTCTGCTGTAAATAATTTAATATCTGCTCCAGAATTTTTTAAATGATAGTAACTTTCAATTAACATAAGCAGGTGAGGAAGTACTTCTAATGGAATTTGACCTTTCGATTGCATTCGGGGAAAAGTTTTTTTGTATAGAAAATCCCAAAAATTATCAAATTTTTCTTTATCAATCGAAAATTCTCCATTGCAATATTTTCCCTTATATAACCTTGTTAATTCTTCAACAGTAATTGGTTCAAATTGCTTGGTTTTTAGTGTTCTGCAGGTGGATAACTCAAATTGATTATCAAGCAAACGCTCACATAATCCTCTTTTTCTATATAAAGTTTTCCCATCATATCCAAGATAAAAATTTTCCAATCGAACGGTTTCAGTTAGTGGAGTTAAATTATTAAAATCAAAATGATTGGTTATGTGGGGCAGTAAAATTTGCAAATAACTTTTATCTGCGAATGGCTCTATCTCATGGGCCAATTTGATCCAAACCTGGTTTGGCCGAGAAGGATAAAGCAGGTAATCACTCTCTGAGTCAGGCATCCAGCGCTCACTAAAACACTGCAAAACAAATTGAACATCATCAGAGGTTAACTCTTCCTGACTCTCTCTATGGGAGAAACGCTCTTGTAAAATAGTAGATAATCTTTTATCACAGGGAAGAATAGTTTTCGATTCCCCCAATTCATCAAGAAACCTACGAATGTCTTGTACTAACATTAAAGTCTGCAGCCTATCCCTTAAACCAAGATTGTAACAACAAGCATTTTCTATCAATACTATTGAACTGGAATGCTCTAAAATAATGTCATGCTTACTAATAAAAAGGAAATATTTTGCTATCAGATTCTACTTTGGTCAATAGCATTTAATTAATAGAAAAATCATGCGGATAAAAAAAGCGGCGTGGAAGCCGCTATAAGGAATAAAACCCTGGCGATGACCTACTTTCACATGAGGAAGCCTCACACTATCATTGGCGCGGAAATGTTTCACTTCTGAGTTCGAGATGGTATCAGGTGGTTCCAAATCGCTATAGTCGCCAGGAAAACTGGTTTACCTGGGGCTTTGAGTTGTATTGTCAAGCCACAGGTTTGGTAAAGAGTCAGAGTTTACACGATACGTTGTACGTATTCAAATCAATGTCACATTTTATTCTGAAGTCACTCAGATTATATGGTCAAGACAATCAGCCAATTAGTACAAGTTAGCTTCACGCATTACTGCGCTTCCACACCTTGCCTATCAACGTCGTAGTCTTCAACGGGCTTCATGGGAAAACTCATCTTGAGGGAGGCTTCCCGCTTAGATGCTTTCAGCGGTTATCCCGTCCGAACTTAGCTACCCGGCCATGCCACTGGCGTGACAACCGGTGCACCAGAGGTTCGTCCACTCCGGTCCTC
Coding sequences within:
- a CDS encoding heme biosynthesis HemY N-terminal domain-containing protein, which translates into the protein MIRVLFAFIILLLSVFLGIQLNKDPGYVLIAINNWTIETTLWVFVFGLFFLFSLIYGLVQLCNKITRMPGMINKWHSRRLAQKAQATTRKGLIEYSEGYWQKAKNHLIQALPNTDTPLLNYLTAARAAQKMGDSNLRDHYLREAQQSMPEAKIAVELTQAQLQLANHQWEQALATLKHLQDLAPRHPYVLKLLMNLYEEIKDWQQLIALLPDLKKNHIIPDQAFEQLQQNTYLQAMIDLAKHNQSEGIAKLYQALPKTLVNDTAITAEYARFLIKNQNYDQAEYHLRRCLRKELDNRLIELYSLLPGEENQLLFAESLLKKNPHSAALYLCLGRMCLSRHLWGKAKHYLEQSIELNPTPAAFIELGKLHEKLNDPLSSGSCYKKGLELITKDELS
- a CDS encoding cation diffusion facilitator family transporter codes for the protein MSKHSHDGGHHHHDHGEVTYDKAFIIAITANGLFVVMQIIFAYLANSTSLLADAFHNLGDVVGLILAWIATGLMKRKPTHKATYGFKKTSILAALANGALLVFTCGIIASDAMYKLFSPTEIQAVSVMIVAGIGIVVNFSTALLFLRGSDDLNIRGAYLHLFYDALISVGVVLSAALLYLTGWLWIDPIVGLLIAVVILKGTWSLFADSFRLIIDGVPRDISWIKVSDFLLAIPGVKSIHDLHIWAISTKENALSVHLFMPEQSLSDDLRRELVEKLKHDFSIQHVTIQVEKTETECNDACHNPRIII
- a CDS encoding epoxyqueuosine reductase QueH — protein: MTIRERLELPDGAKKLLLHSCCAPCSGEVMEALIFSEIDFTIFFYNPNIHPLQEYEIRKEENVKFAQKHSIPFVDADYDKENWFARAKGLEWEPERGKRCTMCFDMRFERTALHAHEHSFPVISSSLGISRWKDMNQINDCGVRAASHYPDLIYWTYNWRKNGGSERMYEIAKREAFYKQEYCGCVYSLRDTNAWRKQNTRDRIKIGINYYSKSQGEGEL
- the orn gene encoding oligoribonuclease; translated protein: MKNNQNLIWIDLEMTGLEPEQDRIIEIATIVTDPQLNILAEGPVIAVSQPKTLLDRMDAWNTRQHNQSGLVKRVLESDVSESQAEQLTIEFLRQYIDKGKSPMCGNSICQDRRFLYKYMPELAAYFHYRNLDVSTLKELALRWRPELMNGVIKESKHLALDDIKDSINELIYYRQHFIHLPEVQNDN
- a CDS encoding multifunctional CCA addition/repair protein, whose amino-acid sequence is MKVYLVGGAVRDRLLGIPVQERDWVVVGATPDELLKRKYRQVGRDFPVFLHPETKEEYALARTERKSAPGYYGFICDFSKSVTLEEDLARRDLTINAMAMDEQGNLIDPYHGQRDLEEKLLRHVSPAFAEDPVRVLRVARFASRFHHLGFRIANETRLLMYSMVKQGELGHLIPERVWQEWQKSLEEKNPEQFILSLRACDALRVVLPEINSLFGVPNPHQYHQEIDTGIHSLMALRVSSTLSEEPLVRFAALVHDLGKASTPIQDWPKHHGHEEEGARLIRALCTRLRIPNDYRDLAIIVARFHLNIHRVCELRPNTIVKLLEQVDAFRRPQLFHKLLIACQADAESCGKTVIYRQTQLWNEILSECVKVIPQIFITQGYEGKAIKEAMHQSRVACVEQILTSWKSNEK
- the rsgA gene encoding ribosome small subunit-dependent GTPase A, which encodes MSKRRINKQQSARIAKIQKNYHESMGNQSDNLADGLVITRFSRHAEIEDNEGKRILCSIRPNLDTLVAGDRVIWQIEGDKQGVVVSIYPRGSVLARPSQKGLKKPVAANITQLVVVVAPKPEISWPLLDSYLIMAEILQLHVVIVLNKIDLPCQTLQDRLIAEYQSLNYSVIMASNQMPDTTVPLKRALNNQISVFVGQSGVGKSSLISSLLPHEQNIAIDKISMVSELGKHTTRNSRYYHLPSGGALIDSPGVREFSLWDIDCSTIAQGYKEFKPYLSQCKFRNCTHIDTPQCAIIDALNKGMISTQRYENFIKLCAQFNNLKE
- a CDS encoding type IV secretion protein Dot; its protein translation is MSNVIELALRNAALDRTKFLSHAQKIEFLSGYDGRFVEGLISLEMIDNIDEYVASLMYVKMTGKYTQEEKEQLADTILTINNERLVSCQHRFPQLYQKLMQDQFLSTFFSNTHLLPNITPGTNNQSYVTVSTNNKMKMESAKLYGHYEYYQCVVALVTQVDGSQYFYHLNPNRIFGDYMGSTPLKLSDSELNDVKDITFILHPRSMVDYRELQRLQERNIVFKTVMLSVGAKSVSLSYDTDKDLLTVNNLEAGQTVTYGNLLRTPKYNRYQYTPEQYFMAQLCRGQTWAEALEEALDKYIATRQEGATWWDLKPLFFNQEATKNNMIVAARIKGEVEAGATSFDFAGVTRNGLLDQLLTTAVDYQLEYQRGLQNAMLPALSPTTSVALR